The DNA region GGCTGGGAGCACCGTAGAGAGTTGTGAGCGCAGTAACAGCAGGAGGAAGGGGAGTGGAGGAAGTCATGGTTTTAGCACAGTTCCATCCAACGCTACCGTGGGTTCAACTGAGCTACGCAGTCGCATCAACTCGTTTCGCCAGGATGCTACCAGGGTATCAGTTGCTACATCCTGTCCCTGTTGCTGAACGCGCCATTTACGTAACGCCAATTCATTCTGCGCTTTGACGATCGCGGCAGAAGTCCGGCGATTGTAGCCCGGAATCCGGCGGGTGCTAAACAGGCGATCGCGCTTAACGGCCTCGTACTCCTCTGGAGTAATCACAGGTTCACCCTCATCTGCCAACTCTTCGCGAATCACCCGCCGCTCCCAGAACCCACTGCGCCACAGCAAAAATCCTACCAGCAGGAAATAGGGCAAAAAGTGCAGGAAGTAAACCCCACTCATCGCCAACCAGCTTTCCCAAAATGGCATCCCATTCAAAGCCAGACTTGGGGGAGGAGGAACTACATTCGCTATCGTTTCTCCCTTTGCCCGTTTAGACCATACATCAAGGAGTTGACCGACATTTTGTGAAAAATGCGCCGAGAACCCTAACAGCCAACCCACGACTGGAGCAGTATAACGCCACCATTTGCGCGTAGTCTGGCGAGATAGCCCCAAAAATAGCCCAAAGATGCCCGTATACAGCGCATGTCCGGCAAAACCAAATAGAGCGTGTCGTCCGCCAATATGCAAGATCCACGGCGCATAGCCCCACTTGGCATACTCACTGACGATGTAATGCACCGATTCAAGAAAGTTGAAGCCAGCCCCCACCAGCGCCCCGTAGATAAAGCCATCCCGTGCATTATCAAATTCCGATCGCAGCAACAGGAACAACAGCAAGATTCCGGCTCCCTTGGTCAACTCTTCCACCAATGGGCCGGCGACTGGTGCTGCAATTTTATACACTGCATTCGCACCCAAATAGGCTTTTAGTCCCGGATCCGAGTCAATCCAAGCACCCACGGCTGAAAAGATCATATTGTTAATCGGTAGTGCCACTCCTGTGGCAATGAATGCGCCCCACAGAAAAGCCAGCACATAGAGCCAGCGGGACTCCGGTTCGCGCCGATCCAGGAACCAGAGAATGGCGATCGTGCCCAGGGAAAAGACCGTTGACCACAGAAAGGCAATTCCTAGTACACGCAGTCCTTCTGGGGAGGTCACTCTTTCCTGAAATGAGGTGAACAGGGTATAGCTACTGATCAGCACGAGGACGAGTAGCAGCGCGATCGCGAATTTCGCCACACGGGGTTTGGCCAACGGCGAGCCATAGAGAATTCTGGCGGTGTCATTGAGAG from Leptodesmis sichuanensis A121 includes:
- a CDS encoding PrsW family intramembrane metalloprotease, producing the protein MSLNDTARILYGSPLAKPRVAKFAIALLLVLVLISSYTLFTSFQERVTSPEGLRVLGIAFLWSTVFSLGTIAILWFLDRREPESRWLYVLAFLWGAFIATGVALPINNMIFSAVGAWIDSDPGLKAYLGANAVYKIAAPVAGPLVEELTKGAGILLLFLLLRSEFDNARDGFIYGALVGAGFNFLESVHYIVSEYAKWGYAPWILHIGGRHALFGFAGHALYTGIFGLFLGLSRQTTRKWWRYTAPVVGWLLGFSAHFSQNVGQLLDVWSKRAKGETIANVVPPPPSLALNGMPFWESWLAMSGVYFLHFLPYFLLVGFLLWRSGFWERRVIREELADEGEPVITPEEYEAVKRDRLFSTRRIPGYNRRTSAAIVKAQNELALRKWRVQQQGQDVATDTLVASWRNELMRLRSSVEPTVALDGTVLKP